A single region of the Mycobacterium avium subsp. avium genome encodes:
- a CDS encoding NUDIX hydrolase, translating into MAATPKHSVSVAGIVVRDDGRVLVIKRDDNGHWEAPGGVLELGESFEAGVQREVLEETGLEVAVERLTGVYKNLTRGIVALVYRCRPAGGKPHSTEEAREIRWMTKEEVQSAMVPAFGVRVLDAFEESPQSRAHDGVNLVFG; encoded by the coding sequence ATGGCAGCCACACCGAAGCACTCGGTCAGCGTCGCTGGCATCGTTGTCCGAGATGACGGCCGGGTTCTGGTCATCAAGCGCGACGACAACGGCCATTGGGAAGCGCCTGGCGGCGTCTTGGAACTTGGCGAATCGTTCGAAGCTGGCGTGCAGCGTGAGGTGCTGGAAGAGACTGGCCTTGAAGTCGCCGTGGAGCGGCTCACCGGCGTCTACAAGAATCTGACCCGTGGAATCGTTGCGCTGGTGTATCGCTGTCGGCCAGCCGGGGGAAAGCCGCATTCGACCGAGGAAGCACGCGAAATCCGTTGGATGACAAAGGAAGAAGTGCAGTCAGCGATGGTGCCGGCGTTCGGGGTGCGGGTCTTAGATGCGTTTGAGGAATCACCGCAGTCGCGGGCGCATGACGGAGTAAATCTCGTATTCGGATAA
- a CDS encoding class I SAM-dependent methyltransferase: MARTDRDRWDLATSVGATATMVAAQRALSSDANLIDDPYAAPLVRAVGIDVYVRLVNGEIKPGTSEFDPHRMAKGMACRTRFYDDFFLDAARAGVGQAVILASGLDARAYRLPWPAGTVVYEVDMPDVIEFKTLTLADLGAQPTAQRRTVAIDLRDDWAAALREEGFDPQAPAAWSAEGLLVYLPEQAQDALFDNITALSAPGSRLAFDFVPDTAVFADPRWRAHHDRMSELGFEVDFNNLVYHGERSHIVDHLSGRGWRVTSRTIAELHAANGFAYAADDVAAAFADVTYSSAVLGG, encoded by the coding sequence ATGGCGCGCACCGACCGTGATCGTTGGGATCTGGCGACCAGCGTCGGGGCGACCGCGACCATGGTGGCGGCCCAGCGGGCGCTGTCCTCGGATGCGAACTTGATCGACGACCCCTACGCCGCGCCGCTGGTGCGGGCGGTCGGCATCGACGTCTACGTCCGGTTGGTGAACGGGGAGATAAAGCCCGGGACGTCCGAGTTCGACCCGCATCGCATGGCGAAGGGGATGGCTTGCCGGACAAGGTTTTACGACGACTTCTTCCTTGACGCCGCCCGCGCCGGCGTCGGCCAGGCGGTGATCCTGGCCTCGGGACTGGACGCGCGCGCCTACCGCCTGCCCTGGCCGGCCGGCACCGTCGTCTACGAGGTCGACATGCCCGACGTGATCGAGTTCAAGACCCTGACGCTGGCCGACCTCGGCGCGCAGCCGACCGCGCAGCGGCGCACGGTCGCGATCGACCTGCGCGACGACTGGGCCGCCGCGTTACGGGAAGAGGGGTTCGACCCGCAGGCTCCCGCCGCGTGGAGCGCCGAGGGCCTGCTGGTGTATCTGCCGGAACAGGCCCAGGACGCGCTGTTCGACAACATCACCGCGTTGAGCGCCCCGGGCAGCCGGCTGGCTTTCGACTTCGTGCCCGACACCGCCGTTTTCGCCGACCCGCGCTGGCGCGCCCACCACGACCGGATGAGTGAGCTCGGGTTCGAGGTCGATTTCAATAACCTGGTCTATCACGGCGAGCGCAGCCACATCGTCGACCACTTGAGCGGGCGGGGCTGGCGGGTCACCTCGAGGACGATCGCCGAGCTGCATGCGGCCAACGGCTTCGCCTACGCAGCCGACGACGTCGCCGCGGCCTTCGCCGACGTCACCTACAGCAGCGCCGTGCTCGGCGGGTAA
- a CDS encoding Swt1 family HEPN domain-containing protein: MALSNRDRINKMFEIIAPPLDDFISLVIGQGDPAVGAAWPKLVQAKDGASSTKTYSAHDPQVQFRILTESNITSGFRKGWYPFNKTLGKAGESFAIELREIRNTWAHNGTFTDDDAYRALDTGERLLRLINASDEAAELQAIRLNLRRVTADKDDKKVLKAAVDNPESAGLKPWREVLPPHDDVATGNFAASEFAADLYKVAFGGEQDADYADPVDFFRRTYLTEGLTDLVGRAVRRLSGDDNAPPVINLQTNFGGGKTHSMLALWHVAAGLPVGEFPQDTQELLTKNGYTGHKVNRVAIVGNHFSPAGAPPKDDGTRINTIWGELAWQLGGAEAFALVAKADADRTTPGEALHDLLAKYAPAVILIDEWVAYARSLLGRDDLAGGTFDDQFTFAQSLTEAAKGTPGILLVISIPASESGDDSEVVAGNAEEVGGAHGLEALKRLQNVVRRVADQWRPASSTEAYQIVRQRLFKQPDAAALAAIGATARAYVDMYRKYADDFPRDSRDTAYEDRIKRTYPIHPELFDRLYEEWSSLERFQRTRGVLRLMSTVIHALWTGEDASPLIMPGSIPIATATVNQELTQYLHDSWKTIIDADVDGPHSEPARIDKEKPLFGQRSLTKRLARTVFFGAAPTIGSAHKGIETQRVFLGTAVPGDVPGNFHSALTQLGDRATYFYSGSGKYWYDLQANITRTAKDQAECLHKEDVWAEMVHRLQNQAKIRGDFAGVHVCPETNADIPDTDEARLVILHPKVAHKRGSDSEAKKFAKQATEHRGTANRTNRNMLVYLAADEARLQELDSAVRDYLGWTHVLDNEADLDLTQNQKNQATQRQSQADGTVKSRLLQTFTWALVPSQPDAGAPFIVRETKVEGQSESLAERVSRRLGNDGDLSIGQAAATIRLAIGKVPQIWKDGHVSLGALWRLYSQYPYMPRLRDRRVLDEGIIDMPMIWQTDAFALATGFDEAASRYIGLWTPDDSSAAPAATDSLLLVRPDIAVTQRDTEVKPPSDPDDETTPAVDTTTKPPVDVAFPPPKTRFYGVKTLSSDKVALDFKNVAEEILAHLRDTGATLVVKVEIEAIDAGGFDEGKIRTVSENAQTLKFDQSGFEET, from the coding sequence ATGGCACTGAGCAATCGCGACCGCATCAACAAGATGTTCGAGATCATCGCGCCACCGCTGGATGACTTCATCTCCTTGGTGATTGGGCAGGGCGACCCAGCAGTCGGCGCGGCCTGGCCGAAACTCGTGCAGGCCAAAGACGGGGCATCCAGCACGAAAACCTACAGCGCTCACGACCCCCAAGTGCAGTTCCGCATCCTGACCGAGTCGAACATCACCTCGGGATTCAGGAAGGGCTGGTATCCCTTCAACAAGACGCTGGGCAAGGCCGGTGAATCGTTCGCCATCGAACTGCGCGAGATACGGAACACCTGGGCGCACAACGGAACTTTCACCGACGACGACGCTTACCGAGCCCTCGACACCGGCGAGCGACTACTCAGACTGATCAACGCCTCCGACGAAGCCGCCGAGCTGCAGGCTATCCGGCTCAACCTGCGCCGCGTCACCGCCGATAAGGATGACAAGAAGGTCCTCAAAGCCGCCGTCGATAATCCCGAGTCCGCCGGACTCAAACCGTGGCGCGAAGTTCTGCCGCCGCACGATGACGTCGCCACCGGAAACTTCGCCGCCTCGGAGTTCGCCGCCGACCTCTACAAGGTCGCCTTCGGCGGCGAGCAGGACGCCGACTACGCCGACCCGGTTGATTTTTTCCGCCGCACCTACCTCACCGAAGGCCTGACCGATCTGGTTGGGCGAGCAGTGCGCCGCCTCTCCGGCGATGACAACGCTCCCCCGGTCATCAACCTGCAAACGAACTTCGGCGGCGGCAAGACCCATTCCATGCTGGCGCTGTGGCATGTGGCCGCCGGGCTGCCGGTCGGAGAGTTCCCTCAGGACACCCAGGAGCTGCTCACCAAGAATGGCTACACCGGCCACAAGGTCAATCGGGTTGCCATCGTCGGTAACCACTTCAGCCCTGCCGGGGCACCGCCCAAAGACGACGGCACCCGCATCAACACGATCTGGGGTGAGCTGGCCTGGCAGCTGGGCGGCGCCGAAGCGTTCGCGCTCGTCGCCAAGGCTGATGCGGACCGCACCACGCCGGGTGAGGCGCTGCACGATCTGCTGGCGAAGTACGCCCCCGCCGTCATCCTCATCGACGAATGGGTGGCGTATGCGCGGTCGCTGCTCGGCCGTGATGACCTGGCGGGCGGAACTTTCGATGACCAGTTCACCTTCGCGCAATCACTGACCGAGGCCGCCAAGGGCACTCCTGGGATCCTGCTGGTGATCTCCATTCCCGCGTCGGAGTCCGGCGATGACTCCGAGGTCGTCGCGGGCAACGCCGAAGAGGTCGGCGGCGCACACGGATTGGAAGCGCTGAAAAGGCTGCAGAATGTGGTGCGCCGTGTTGCCGACCAGTGGCGGCCAGCGTCGTCTACCGAGGCGTATCAGATTGTGCGGCAGCGCTTATTCAAGCAACCGGATGCGGCAGCACTGGCCGCGATCGGCGCGACCGCACGGGCCTACGTCGACATGTACCGCAAGTACGCCGATGATTTTCCCCGCGACTCCCGAGACACCGCCTACGAGGACCGGATCAAACGCACGTACCCGATCCACCCCGAGTTGTTCGACCGGCTCTACGAGGAATGGTCGTCGCTGGAGCGCTTCCAGCGCACCCGCGGTGTCTTGCGGCTGATGAGCACCGTCATCCATGCACTCTGGACCGGTGAAGACGCCTCACCGCTGATCATGCCCGGATCAATCCCGATTGCCACCGCCACCGTGAACCAAGAACTCACCCAGTACCTCCACGACTCGTGGAAAACAATCATCGATGCCGACGTTGACGGACCCCATTCAGAGCCAGCACGCATCGACAAGGAGAAGCCGCTCTTCGGCCAGCGGTCGTTGACCAAACGCTTGGCCCGGACGGTGTTCTTCGGCGCCGCCCCGACCATCGGGTCAGCCCACAAAGGCATCGAGACGCAACGGGTCTTCCTCGGCACCGCAGTGCCCGGTGATGTGCCGGGTAACTTTCACTCCGCTCTCACACAGCTCGGTGACCGCGCCACGTACTTCTATTCCGGCTCCGGCAAGTACTGGTATGACCTGCAGGCCAACATCACCCGCACCGCCAAAGACCAGGCCGAGTGTCTGCACAAAGAGGACGTGTGGGCCGAGATGGTGCATCGCCTGCAGAACCAGGCCAAGATACGCGGTGATTTCGCCGGCGTGCACGTGTGCCCGGAGACCAACGCCGACATCCCCGACACTGACGAAGCACGGCTGGTGATCCTGCACCCGAAGGTCGCCCACAAGCGGGGATCTGATTCAGAGGCAAAGAAATTCGCGAAGCAGGCCACCGAGCACCGCGGTACCGCTAACCGGACCAACCGCAACATGCTGGTGTACCTGGCCGCCGACGAGGCGCGCCTGCAGGAGCTTGATTCCGCGGTGCGGGACTACCTGGGCTGGACGCATGTCCTGGACAACGAGGCCGATCTCGATCTGACGCAGAATCAGAAGAATCAGGCCACCCAACGTCAGTCCCAGGCCGATGGAACGGTGAAATCGCGTCTGTTGCAGACATTTACGTGGGCGCTGGTGCCTTCCCAACCCGATGCCGGGGCGCCGTTCATCGTGCGTGAGACCAAGGTCGAGGGGCAGTCGGAGTCGTTGGCAGAACGGGTATCCCGCCGGCTAGGCAACGACGGCGACCTGTCGATCGGGCAGGCCGCGGCGACCATCCGGCTCGCGATCGGCAAGGTGCCGCAGATCTGGAAGGACGGCCACGTCTCCCTCGGAGCGCTATGGCGGCTCTACAGCCAGTATCCGTACATGCCGCGCTTGCGCGACCGCCGGGTGCTCGACGAAGGCATCATCGACATGCCAATGATCTGGCAGACAGACGCCTTCGCGCTGGCCACCGGCTTCGATGAAGCGGCGAGTCGCTACATCGGTCTGTGGACGCCCGACGACAGCAGCGCGGCTCCGGCGGCCACCGACTCGCTGCTGCTGGTGCGCCCCGACATCGCAGTCACGCAGCGCGACACCGAGGTGAAGCCGCCATCAGATCCGGATGACGAGACCACGCCGGCCGTGGATACGACAACGAAACCACCAGTCGACGTCGCGTTTCCCCCGCCGAAGACCCGCTTCTACGGGGTCAAGACTCTCAGTTCCGACAAGGTCGCCCTGGATTTCAAGAACGTCGCCGAGGAAATCCTTGCCCATCTTCGTGACACTGGCGCGACGCTCGTCGTGAAGGTCGAGATCGAAGCCATTGACGCGGGCGGTTTCGACGAGGGCAAGATCCGGACGGTATCGGAAAATGCGCAGACGCTGAAGTTCGATCAGTCGGGGTTTGAGGAAACGTGA
- a CDS encoding AlbA family DNA-binding domain-containing protein, with protein MSFTELHRALGVAPGPLTDELLSEAVAAGVAETDGLDWKSELPPAKGIPQTDFPKDVAAMANSGGGLIVYGVREDQKAAVERVDVGKFDEAHERSLRNAAITAIAPPVFGLNVHRVGAPGSRTVIVEVPSSLDGPHLIYKNDYFAAPVRNDSDTVWMKERQIEAMYRARFEERRHATEVLNALFSEAAAGRNTDTRSWMIAVAHPRMPRFRDRLTREAARDVLSEAEGLALVYAGRGGIHPLESVDRLNPRPGLRRWVAVNTATSDRTIWKEAWASIHDDGSVTLATAVGAHRIQAGHFEGWQVESSAIECAIADLMALIRTTAEATGNDEYDVRVGIVWTGGNPLTILTKDNQGFTYDGVSTPLHHYTPVEMTVNANAPDVDYFWHVHDLAQDCVNQGGISNVLMIRPPARDQE; from the coding sequence GTGAGCTTCACCGAGCTCCATCGTGCTCTCGGAGTCGCGCCGGGTCCACTGACCGACGAGTTACTGAGCGAAGCAGTTGCAGCCGGCGTAGCGGAAACCGATGGCTTGGACTGGAAGTCTGAGTTGCCTCCCGCTAAGGGCATTCCGCAGACTGACTTCCCGAAGGACGTAGCGGCGATGGCCAACAGCGGCGGCGGCCTGATCGTCTACGGCGTTCGTGAGGACCAGAAAGCGGCAGTCGAGCGGGTAGATGTCGGCAAGTTCGACGAGGCCCACGAACGTTCCCTGCGCAACGCGGCGATCACCGCCATCGCACCGCCTGTGTTCGGCCTGAACGTACACCGTGTGGGGGCCCCAGGAAGCCGGACCGTCATCGTCGAGGTTCCCTCCAGCCTCGACGGCCCCCATCTCATCTACAAGAATGACTACTTCGCCGCACCTGTCCGCAACGACTCCGACACCGTGTGGATGAAGGAACGCCAGATCGAAGCCATGTATCGCGCACGCTTCGAGGAACGGCGCCACGCCACCGAGGTGCTGAACGCTCTATTCAGCGAAGCGGCCGCGGGAAGAAACACCGACACCCGTTCATGGATGATCGCAGTTGCCCATCCACGTATGCCCCGCTTTCGCGATCGGCTGACCCGTGAGGCGGCTCGCGACGTTCTGTCCGAGGCCGAGGGTCTGGCATTGGTATATGCGGGCAGAGGCGGCATTCATCCGTTGGAGAGCGTCGACCGACTCAACCCGCGCCCAGGGCTGCGACGTTGGGTTGCCGTAAACACGGCCACGAGCGATCGCACAATCTGGAAAGAGGCCTGGGCAAGCATCCACGATGATGGCTCGGTCACTTTGGCGACCGCAGTTGGTGCACATCGCATTCAGGCCGGCCATTTCGAAGGATGGCAGGTCGAATCCTCTGCGATCGAGTGCGCGATCGCAGACCTCATGGCGCTCATCAGAACTACTGCAGAGGCGACCGGCAATGACGAGTACGACGTACGAGTGGGGATCGTGTGGACGGGTGGTAACCCGCTGACGATACTGACGAAGGACAACCAGGGCTTCACTTACGACGGCGTGTCTACCCCGCTGCACCACTACACGCCCGTCGAAATGACCGTGAACGCCAACGCGCCTGACGTGGACTACTTTTGGCATGTCCACGACCTTGCTCAAGACTGTGTAAACCAAGGTGGGATCTCGAACGTGTTGATGATCCGCCCTCCAGCTCGGGACCAGGAATAG
- a CDS encoding tyrosine-type recombinase/integrase, producing the protein MAGNTPRGIRKRLNAAGEPRYQVRYLIRDPAAPSGWVETSATFPTLREAKAFKSERDNEAALGARRFDPRLGRTPLQRIWVQFSDSKKPAVSPKTWSGYTQHWELRIKPRFGHVPVDEISRGDVQAFVDDLTVGPWAKVSTLRLLRSILDVAHQDGRIHRNPALGVSAGRIPERERHRYLTAQEVQTLATACGDQGDVVTILAYTGLRWSELVGLRVKDIDLVARRLYVRRAAPEVEGRIVIGPPKTRAGIRTVPLPQVVVDIFKTRISGRAPDEPAVTSPNGAMLRSNNWRRHTHWNKALKKTNLAPLTIHDLRHTYASLARKSGADLRYVQKTMGHSTPTVTANIYSDLYSDELDQVATNLDQLHATETHTPKTGQEPDESN; encoded by the coding sequence ATGGCCGGCAACACCCCGCGCGGCATCCGAAAGCGACTCAACGCCGCCGGGGAGCCCCGCTACCAAGTCCGCTACTTGATCCGTGATCCGGCCGCACCATCAGGCTGGGTCGAAACGTCGGCCACATTCCCAACTCTGCGCGAGGCAAAGGCGTTCAAGTCCGAACGTGACAACGAAGCGGCCCTCGGCGCACGTCGGTTCGACCCTCGCCTAGGTCGGACACCGCTGCAACGGATCTGGGTGCAGTTCTCCGACTCCAAGAAGCCGGCGGTCTCGCCGAAGACCTGGAGCGGCTACACCCAGCACTGGGAGCTACGCATCAAGCCGCGGTTCGGGCACGTGCCCGTAGATGAAATCAGCCGCGGCGACGTCCAAGCCTTCGTTGACGACCTGACGGTCGGCCCGTGGGCGAAGGTGTCGACACTGCGTCTCCTGCGGTCGATTCTCGACGTCGCACACCAGGACGGCCGCATCCACCGCAACCCCGCCCTCGGCGTCTCAGCGGGTCGCATTCCTGAGCGGGAACGGCACCGCTATCTCACCGCTCAGGAAGTGCAGACGCTCGCTACCGCGTGCGGGGATCAGGGCGACGTCGTGACCATCCTGGCCTACACGGGCCTCCGCTGGTCCGAACTCGTCGGCCTCCGCGTCAAGGACATCGACCTCGTGGCTCGTCGCCTCTATGTCCGACGGGCCGCACCCGAAGTCGAAGGCCGCATCGTCATCGGACCTCCCAAGACCCGCGCGGGCATTCGTACGGTCCCGCTCCCCCAAGTCGTCGTCGACATCTTCAAGACACGGATCAGCGGGCGGGCACCTGATGAACCCGCCGTCACCTCACCCAACGGCGCGATGCTCCGATCGAACAACTGGCGTCGACACACCCACTGGAACAAAGCCCTCAAGAAGACCAACCTGGCGCCGCTGACCATCCATGATCTGCGCCATACCTATGCCAGCTTGGCCCGCAAATCCGGCGCAGACCTTCGATATGTGCAGAAAACGATGGGCCACTCGACGCCGACTGTCACCGCGAACATCTACAGCGACCTTTACTCCGACGAACTGGATCAGGTGGCAACCAACCTCGATCAGCTTCACGCGACGGAGACTCACACACCTAAGACCGGACAAGAACCGGACGAATCCAACTGA
- a CDS encoding GntR family transcriptional regulator, which translates to MLQLGQIDRADDKPPYRQIASMLREAITSGQLEAGGRLPSEAALIEHFRVARMTVRQAVQELRSEGLVISEHGRGVFVRPAPPIRRLASDRFAGRHRASGKAAFTVEAEKSGYTPQVDNITVTRERPNHAVAERLRLTPEDDVVVRSRRYLADGRPVETATSYIPAAFAQGTKIEQTDTGPGGIYARLEEAGHTLARFTEEVGARMPTPEERRALQLPAGAPVLTVVRTAYDTHDVAVEVCDTVKVASAYLLEYDFSAR; encoded by the coding sequence GTGCTACAACTTGGCCAGATCGATCGGGCAGACGATAAGCCGCCGTATCGGCAGATCGCCAGCATGTTGCGTGAGGCCATCACCTCTGGCCAGTTAGAAGCAGGGGGACGCCTGCCCTCCGAGGCCGCGTTGATAGAGCACTTCCGGGTCGCACGGATGACGGTCCGCCAGGCCGTGCAGGAACTGCGCTCAGAGGGCCTCGTGATCTCCGAGCACGGCCGCGGCGTGTTCGTTCGCCCCGCGCCCCCCATTCGGCGGCTCGCTTCCGATCGGTTTGCGGGGCGACATCGCGCCAGCGGCAAAGCGGCGTTCACGGTCGAGGCGGAGAAGTCGGGTTACACGCCGCAGGTGGACAACATCACCGTGACACGAGAAAGGCCGAATCACGCTGTCGCCGAACGTCTTCGTTTGACTCCAGAGGACGACGTTGTCGTTCGATCCCGGCGTTACCTTGCCGATGGAAGGCCGGTCGAAACGGCTACCTCATATATTCCTGCCGCATTCGCTCAGGGCACGAAGATCGAACAGACCGATACCGGGCCAGGTGGCATATACGCGCGCCTCGAAGAGGCTGGCCACACGCTTGCGCGATTCACCGAGGAAGTCGGCGCGCGAATGCCCACCCCTGAAGAGCGCCGCGCCTTACAACTCCCGGCAGGGGCTCCTGTTCTGACAGTGGTTCGTACGGCCTACGACACTCATGACGTGGCTGTCGAGGTGTGCGACACCGTGAAGGTGGCATCGGCCTACCTGCTCGAATACGACTTTTCAGCGCGCTGA
- a CDS encoding FtsK/SpoIIIE domain-containing protein, with protein sequence MNPDPFAPVDIDTPFRLDHVLDFLTNLALCVAVTVGAIGAALIFWRLRSPETYEERFATPARLLRWRFWAHMSWQKLCKRCGLSASEQVTRRDNEGRQVMSTRWFHPKLLGTDVSRTTLLLTVRARMGQTVEDLERAVPAIRDAAGAHSARSVVVSPGTLRIELVMRDQLSTVGHASPPTAVATTRVTLGRCENGSAWRLPLIGRHTLTVGCSGSGKGSVFWSIAGGLGPAVAAGTVRLVGIDLKYGIELSVGSGLFTKIATTESDAVETLAALEKLMNKRGNAMAGRTREHSPSKTSPLVVLLIDELAGVTAYMSDPSLRKEAAASLSRILTKGRALGIVVSAFLQDPRKEVLPMRGLFTQTIALRLRSRDEVAMVLGDGIADAAPAHRISPEKPGTGYVVAEDGQVTKVRSDFWSDEQIRSTAKQYGRSRTTGGQCK encoded by the coding sequence ATGAATCCCGACCCGTTCGCGCCAGTCGATATTGATACCCCGTTCCGGCTCGACCATGTACTGGACTTCCTCACCAACCTCGCCCTGTGCGTGGCTGTCACTGTCGGCGCGATCGGCGCAGCCCTCATCTTCTGGCGGCTGCGCTCACCAGAGACGTACGAGGAACGATTCGCGACACCAGCTCGGCTCCTGCGCTGGCGCTTCTGGGCGCATATGTCGTGGCAAAAGCTATGCAAGCGCTGCGGTTTGTCCGCCTCGGAGCAGGTCACGCGCCGCGACAACGAAGGCCGTCAAGTCATGTCGACACGTTGGTTTCATCCAAAGCTGTTGGGAACAGACGTATCTCGCACCACCCTGCTACTGACAGTGCGGGCACGCATGGGGCAGACGGTCGAAGACCTGGAGCGCGCCGTTCCAGCGATACGCGATGCTGCCGGGGCACACTCGGCGCGGTCGGTTGTCGTCTCGCCTGGGACACTCCGGATCGAGCTGGTGATGCGTGACCAGCTGTCGACGGTAGGCCACGCCTCGCCGCCGACAGCGGTAGCGACAACGCGAGTCACGCTCGGACGGTGCGAAAACGGATCAGCCTGGCGCTTGCCACTGATTGGTCGGCACACACTCACTGTCGGCTGTTCAGGCTCCGGAAAAGGCTCCGTGTTCTGGAGCATCGCTGGTGGACTCGGGCCCGCTGTTGCCGCTGGAACGGTTCGCCTCGTGGGAATCGACCTGAAGTACGGCATCGAATTGTCTGTTGGTTCCGGCTTGTTCACCAAGATCGCCACCACGGAGTCCGACGCCGTCGAAACCCTTGCCGCGCTGGAGAAGTTGATGAACAAGCGCGGCAACGCGATGGCGGGTCGCACACGCGAGCACAGTCCGAGCAAGACCTCACCGCTCGTAGTGCTGCTGATCGACGAACTTGCCGGCGTGACCGCTTACATGAGCGATCCGTCGTTGCGCAAAGAAGCCGCTGCCTCGTTATCGCGGATCCTCACGAAGGGCCGAGCACTGGGAATCGTGGTATCGGCTTTCCTTCAAGACCCACGCAAAGAAGTCCTGCCGATGCGGGGCCTGTTCACCCAAACCATCGCGCTTCGACTGCGGTCCCGAGACGAAGTCGCGATGGTGCTCGGCGACGGGATAGCAGATGCCGCACCCGCGCATCGAATCAGCCCAGAAAAGCCAGGTACCGGTTACGTCGTCGCCGAGGACGGGCAAGTGACCAAGGTGCGATCCGACTTCTGGTCTGACGAGCAAATCCGCTCCACTGCAAAGCAATACGGAAGGTCACGGACCACTGGAGGGCAGTGTAAATGA
- a CDS encoding helix-turn-helix transcriptional regulator, protein MVTHGLRDALVAAGNFPELLTAEQVSALLGVSAATLNRWAAIRETTGEQIGPPCYTLSERVRRWDCAEVRSWLKQVRR, encoded by the coding sequence ATGGTCACTCATGGCCTCCGGGACGCTCTCGTCGCCGCAGGCAACTTCCCTGAGCTGCTGACTGCGGAGCAGGTGTCAGCACTGCTCGGCGTCTCCGCCGCGACCCTCAACCGCTGGGCAGCGATACGCGAAACGACCGGCGAGCAGATCGGCCCGCCCTGCTACACGCTGTCAGAGCGGGTACGCCGCTGGGACTGCGCCGAAGTCCGGTCCTGGCTGAAGCAGGTGCGTCGGTAA